From the Brassica napus cultivar Da-Ae chromosome A8, Da-Ae, whole genome shotgun sequence genome, one window contains:
- the LOC111199853 gene encoding mitochondrial carrier protein CoAc1 produces the protein MGSSQGSTLSADVMSLVDTLPVLAKTLIAGGVAGAVAKTAVAPLERIKILLQTRTNDFRTLGVSQSLKKVLQCDGPLGFYKGNGASVIRIIPYAALHYMTYEVYRDWILENNLPLGSGPVVDLVAGSAAGGTAVLCTYPLDLARTKLAYQVSDASQSFRGGANGVYRQHAYSGIKEVLSMAYKEGGPRGLYRGIGPTLIGILPYAGLKFYIYEELKRHVPEEHQNSVRMHLPCGALAGLFGQTLTYPLDVVRRQMQVENLQPMTSDGSNKRYKNTFDGLNTIVRTQGWRQLFAGLSINYIKIVPSVAIGFTVYESMKSWLRIPPRERSKPA, from the exons ATGGGTTCGTCACAAGGCTCCACGCTCTCGGCTGATGTGATGAGCCTTGTGGATACGTTGCCTGTTCTTGCTAAAACCCTCATCGCCGGAGGAGTTGCTGGGGCTGTTGCTAAGACTGCTGTTGCTCCCTTGGAGAGGATCAAGATTCTATTGCAG ACTAGAACAAACGACTTTAGGACGCTTGGTGTGTCCCAGTCATTAAAGAAGGTGTTACAATGCGATGGTCCTCTGGGATTCTATAA AGGAAACGGAGCGAGTGTTATTCGGATTATCCCTTATGCCGCTCTTCATTACATGACGTATGAAGTGTACCGTGACTGGATTTTGGAAAATAATCTTCCTTTAGGTTCTGGTCCCGTTGTTGATCTTGTGGCTGGTTCAGCTGCAGGCGGGACGGCGGTTTTGTGCACGTATCCTCTTGATTTGGCTCGTACTAAGCTAGCTTACCAG GTTTCTGACGCGAGTCAGAGTTTCCGAGGTGGTGCCAATGGAGTTTACCGTCAACATGCATATTCAGGGATAAAAGAGGTGCTTTCAATGGCTTATAAAGAAGGGGGACCACGTGGGCTATATCGGGGCATAG GTCCAACGTTGATTGGCATCCTTCCTTACGCTGGCCTTAAGTTCTACATATATGAGGAACTGAAAAGGCATGTTCCTGAAGAGCATCAAAACTCTGTTCGAATGCATCTACCTTGTGGTGCTTTAGCTGGTTTATTTGGCCAGACCTTGACGTACCCATTGGATGTTGTTAGGAGACAGATGCAG GTGGAGAATCTGCAGCCTATGACGAGTGATGGCAGCAACAAACGTTACAAGAACACGTTTGATGGGCTTAACACGATTGTTCGAACTCAGGGTTGGAGACAGTTGTTTGCTGGTTTAAGCATCAACTACATTAAG ATTGTTCCATCGGTTGCAATTGGGTTCACGGTGTATGAGTCAATGAAGTCGTGGCTACGGATTCCACCAAGAGAGAGATCAAAACCAGCCTAA
- the LOC106382327 gene encoding PHD finger protein ALFIN-LIKE 7: MEGIQNPIHRTVEEVFSDFKGRRAGLLKALTTDGQKFFLQCDPEKENLCLYGLPNETWEVNLPVDEVPPELPEPALGINFARDGMPEKDWITLVAVHSDSWLISVAFYFGARFGFGKNERKRLFQMINELPTIFELITGNAKQSKDQSANHNSSRSKSSGVKPRQSESHTKASKMSPPPREDDESGEDEEDDEQGAVCGACGDNYDDFWICCDACEKWFHGKCVKITPAKAEHIKHYKCPTCSTNKKMRA, encoded by the exons ATGGAGGGAATACAGAATCCGATACACCGCACTGTCGAAGAGGTGTTCAGCGACTTCAAGGGTCGTAGAGCTGGTCTCCTCAAGGCTCTCACTACAG atggGCAGAAGTTTTTCCTTCAGTGTGACCCTG AGAAGGAAAACTTGTGTCTTTATGGACTTCCTAATGAGACGTGGGAGGTTAACCTTCCTGTTGATGAGGTCCCTCCTGAGCTTCCTGAACCAGCTTTGGGCATCAACTTTGCAAGAGACGGGATGCCAGAGAAAGACTGGATTACTTTGGTTGCTGTTCACAGTGACTCGTGGCTCATCTCTGTTGCGTTTTACTTCGGTGCCCGTTTCGGTTTTGGTAAAAACGAGAG GAAGAGGCTCTTCCAGATGATAAATGAACTCCCAACCATTTTCGAGCTTATAACTGGCAATGCAAAGCAATCCAAGGATCAATCTGCTAACCACAACAGTAGCAGAAGCAAGTCTAGTGGTGTCAAG CCTCGTCAATCTGAGTCTCACACCAAGGCTTCAAAGATGTCTCCACCACCAAGAGAAGACGATGAGAGCGGGGAAGATGAGGAGGATGATGAGCAAGGTGCGGTTTGCGGTGCGTGTGGAGACAACTATGATGACTTCTGGATATGTTGTGATGCTTGTGAGAAATGGTTCCATGGAAAGTGCGTGAAGATCACACCTGCCAAGGCTGAGCACATCAAACATTACAAGTGTCCGACTTGCAGCACCAACAAGAAGATGAGAGCTTGA
- the LOC106379906 gene encoding probable pectate lyase 3, whose product MTAAVLNIGGYLFVFCLSLLATLTPHVGANVAVFDNYWLQRQGDALKQTIASFDPNPLNVTDHLNYHVALAVDATESTNSTRRELSQVRNGRKLKRSGKCVAYNPIDRCWRCNGDWEKNRKKLADCVLGFGRRTTGGKDGPIYVVNDASDDDLINPKPGTLRHAVTRDGPLWIIFGSSMIINLQQELIITSDKTIDGRGARVYIMEGAGLTLQFVNNVIIHNIYVKHVVPKSGGLIRDSEQHIGLRTVSDGDGISLFGATNVWIDHVSMTRCSDGMIDAILGSTAITISNSHFTDHEEVMLFGANDKHVIDKKMQITVAFNHFGKRLDQRMPRCRFGTIHVVNNDYTHWEMYAIGGNMNPTIISQGNRFIAPPNEQAKQITKREYTPYVNWKMWNWQSEGDYFLNGAYFVQSGKQNAWSPKPINPVPKKFAIRPQPGTMVRKLTMDAGALGCKPGTPC is encoded by the exons ATGACAGCAGCGGTTTTGAATATTGGCGGCTACCTTTTTGTCTTCTGCTTGTCGTTATTAGCAACATTGACTCCACACGTTGGAGCCAATGTTGCTGTCTTCGACAATTACTGGTTACAACGTCAAGGCGATGCGTTGAAACAAACCATTGCCTCTTTCGATCCTAATCCTCTTAACGTCACCGACCATTTGAATTACCATGTCGCTTT AGCCGTGGACGCCACGGAATCAACCAACAGCACAAGGAGAGAGCTCTCACAGGTGAGAAATGGTCGGAAACTAAAGAGAAGCGGAAAATGCGTAGCGTACAACCCTATAGACAGATGCTGGCGATGCAACGGTGACTGGGAGAAGAACCGTAAGAAACTAGCGGATTGTGTACTCGGGTTCGGCAGGAGAACCACCGGAGGCAAAGACGGACCTATCTACGTCGTCAACGACGCCTCCGATGACGATCTTATCAACCCTAAGCCAGGAACGTTAAGGCACGCGGTGACAAGAGACGGACCGCTTTGGATCATATTCGGAAGCAGCATGATCATAAACTTGCAACAAGAACTGATCATAACGAGCGATAAAACAATAGATGGACGTGGAGCTAGGGTTTACATCATGGAAGGAGCTGGATTAACGCTGCAGTTTGTGAACAATGTGATCATACACAATATTTATGTCAAGCACGTTGTTCCTAAGAGCGGTGGTTTGATCAGAGACTCTGAGCAGCATATAGGGCTTAGGACGGTAAGCGATGGTGATGGAATCAGTTTGTTTGGTGCAACGAATGTTTGGATCGATCATGTCTCGATGACTAGATGTTCAGATGGTATGATTGATGCGATTCTTGGCTCCACTGCTATAACTATTTCCAACAGCCATTTCACCGACCATGAAgag GTGATGCTATTTGGGGCCAATGACAAGCACGTGATCGACAAGAAAATGCAGATAACGGTTGCGTTCAACCACTTTGGTAAGAGACTGGATCAAAGGATGCCTCGTTGCAGATTCGGAACGATCCATGTGGTGAACAATGACTACACACATTGGGAGATGTACGCAATTGGTGGAAACATGAACCCTACAATCATTAGCCAAGGCAACCGTTTCATTGCTCCTCCTAACGAACAAGCCAAACAGATTACAAAGAGAGAGTACACACCTTACGTTAACTGGAAAATGTGGAACTGGCAATCAGAAGGAGATTACTTCTTGAATGGAGCTTACTTTGTGCAATCCGGAAAACAAAATGCATGGAGCCCTAAACCGATTAACCCTGTCCCGAAAAAGTTTGCCATACGACCTCAACCGGGAACTATGGTCCGTAAACTCACCATGGACGCAGGAGCACTTGGCTGCAAGCCGGGTACACCCTGCTGA